TTTTGTGTTAGAATTATGAGAGTATTCAAATTTGGTGGCGCTTCGGTTAAAGATGCTGCCGGTGTCCGAAATGTTTTTGATGTGCTTCAGGTGGCCGGCTATGAAAATGTGATCCTGGTAGTTTCCGCTATGGGAAAAACGACCAATGCCCTGGAAGTGGTAATCAAAAACTATTTTGCAAAATCACGGGAACTGCAATCTTCTGTACAGGAAGTGCGCAAATACCATAACGAAATCCTGATTGACCTTTTTGAGGACGATAAGCATGCGGTCTTTGCAGCTGTCAACAAGCTTTTTTCCGACCTCGAGAATTTCCTGAGCGAGAACAAATCGCCCAACTATAATTTTGTCTACGACCAGATTGTGAGTTATGGAGAGCTCATCTCCACGACCATTATCAGCCACTATATGACCTTTAGGGGTATCACTACCGAATGGCTGGATGTGCGCAATTTTATCAAAACCGACACCAACTACCGGGATGCTACTGTAGACTGGGATGCTACGCAAAAGAATATTACCAAAAACGTCAAAACCAAACTGCTGAATATCACTCAGGGGTTTTTAGGATCTGACGAGAACAATTTCACGACCACGCTTGGCCGTGAAGGATCCGATTATACGGCGGCTATTTTTGCCTATTGCCTGAATGCCGAAAGTGTCACCATCTGGAAAGATGTACCGGGCGTGATGAATGCAGATCCCCGCTATTTTGAAAATGCCGTATTGCTCAACCAGATTTCCTACCGCGAAGCGATCGAGCTTGCTTTTTATGGGGCGACAGTAATCCACCCTAAAACGCTGCAACCACTGCAACGCAAAGAGATTCCATTATATGTCAAGTCATTTATCAACCCTACCCTTGCCGGCACAAGCGTAAGCAAGGGTGCCGATCTGGAACCGCACAGCCCGTGTTTTATCGTAAAGAAAAATCAGCTGCTGATCTCGCTGTCCTCGATCAACTTCTCTTTTATCATGGAAGAAAACATCAGCGAAATTTTCGCGTTGTTGCACCAGTTCAAGATGAAAGTACACCTGATCCAGAATTCTGCGATTAGTTTCTCGGTATGCGTAGATGATAAATTCGGGAATTTCAAGGAACTGAAAAGCCTGTTGTCCAAGAAATTCAAAGTCACCCATAATGACGATGTTTCGCTCTATACGATCCGTCATTTTACCGATGCCGCTTCCAAAATTGTAGAGAATGGTAAAGATGTCCTGATCAAGCAGGTGAGCCGCGAGACCATGCAAATCGTCACCAAGGCCGAATAACCTAATACCATACTGCCGGGAATACCGTTAAATTAAGTGGCGATCTCCCGGCAGTATTGATTTTTTAAGGGACAATACACTACTTTTGACGTTTTGGAGTTATTAAGAGTATGTTAAAAAAGTTACTTTTCCCGATCGTCCTTTTTTTCTGTTCCGTAGTAGCGGCCCAGGAAATCAATCCATCGCATAAAAGTATCCGCATTGCTGCCACTTCCGATACCATCCATATTGA
The Flavobacterium kingsejongi genome window above contains:
- a CDS encoding aspartate kinase; the protein is MRVFKFGGASVKDAAGVRNVFDVLQVAGYENVILVVSAMGKTTNALEVVIKNYFAKSRELQSSVQEVRKYHNEILIDLFEDDKHAVFAAVNKLFSDLENFLSENKSPNYNFVYDQIVSYGELISTTIISHYMTFRGITTEWLDVRNFIKTDTNYRDATVDWDATQKNITKNVKTKLLNITQGFLGSDENNFTTTLGREGSDYTAAIFAYCLNAESVTIWKDVPGVMNADPRYFENAVLLNQISYREAIELAFYGATVIHPKTLQPLQRKEIPLYVKSFINPTLAGTSVSKGADLEPHSPCFIVKKNQLLISLSSINFSFIMEENISEIFALLHQFKMKVHLIQNSAISFSVCVDDKFGNFKELKSLLSKKFKVTHNDDVSLYTIRHFTDAASKIVENGKDVLIKQVSRETMQIVTKAE